Proteins from one Listeria innocua genomic window:
- a CDS encoding DUF805 domain-containing protein, producing MGFLEAYKSFWKNYVNFSGRAPRSAYWYVVVWNVIIFAVLYFLAFVFGISIFMESALGGTGIASSGGALFMMVLILLYLLAVLLPTISLMVRRLHDSGKSGLYLLLDLIPFVGSIIMLVFMCLESDGPNQYGDLDSEFDI from the coding sequence ATGGGATTTTTAGAAGCTTATAAATCATTTTGGAAAAATTACGTTAACTTTAGTGGGCGAGCTCCGCGGTCAGCGTATTGGTATGTGGTAGTTTGGAATGTTATTATTTTTGCAGTATTATACTTTTTAGCTTTTGTTTTTGGCATTTCTATATTTATGGAAAGTGCTCTTGGGGGAACGGGTATTGCGAGTAGTGGTGGGGCGCTCTTTATGATGGTTCTTATATTGCTATATTTACTAGCAGTATTACTTCCTACAATTAGCCTGATGGTTCGGCGTTTACATGATTCAGGGAAAAGTGGTTTATACTTATTGCTTGATTTAATTCCGTTTGTTGGTAGCATTATTATGCTTGTCTTTATGTGTCTTGAAAGTGATGGACCAAACCAATACGGTGATTTAGATAGTGAATTTGATATTTAA
- a CDS encoding lmo0673 family protein, with protein MYIEIYTVNGESIRLDDDAKINNISIHELSKADLKNLFNEKCIELTKYDLTYFINTNQVNWFLVSEGIH; from the coding sequence ATGTATATCGAGATTTATACAGTAAATGGTGAATCAATTCGTCTAGATGACGACGCAAAAATTAATAACATCAGCATCCACGAATTATCCAAAGCAGACCTAAAAAACCTTTTTAACGAAAAATGTATCGAGTTAACGAAATATGACTTAACTTACTTTATCAATACAAATCAAGTGAATTGGTTCCTTGTAAGCGAAGGAATCCATTAA
- the mogR gene encoding motility genes transcriptional repressor MogR, whose protein sequence is MPKSEIRKLLQEIKKQVDEPGNSSATEIKKMASEAGINEQTAEEIYQLLTEFYQAVEEHGGIEKYMHSNISWLKIELELLSACYQIAILEDMKVLDISEMLSLNDLRIFPKTPSQLQNTYYKLKKELIQVEDIPKNKPGRKRKTQKNTKKEKTNIFGKVVPAEFKAPTSIKEQISYDKSREKNLVDLLSGVKSNVQLLSENQGEENNVYDLLKSIYSLSSLAVQKEELDKKYQDLQTKYQELEQENSYLKQQNETMTDSFHTLVLQVADFAYASDLDQIQALPLFSQQLVVTLNQLGVFKENYKQM, encoded by the coding sequence ATGCCTAAATCAGAAATAAGAAAATTACTTCAAGAAATCAAAAAACAAGTAGATGAGCCGGGGAATTCATCTGCTACTGAAATTAAAAAAATGGCTTCAGAAGCTGGCATTAACGAACAAACTGCCGAAGAAATCTACCAATTACTCACTGAATTTTATCAAGCCGTTGAAGAACACGGTGGAATCGAAAAATATATGCATTCCAATATTAGTTGGTTAAAAATCGAATTAGAACTACTTTCTGCATGTTACCAAATTGCTATTTTAGAAGATATGAAGGTCCTTGATATTTCTGAAATGCTTAGCCTAAACGACTTGCGGATTTTTCCAAAGACACCAAGCCAACTACAAAACACCTATTACAAACTAAAAAAAGAGCTTATCCAAGTAGAAGATATTCCGAAAAACAAGCCAGGGAGAAAAAGAAAAACACAAAAGAATACTAAAAAAGAAAAAACCAACATTTTCGGAAAAGTTGTTCCAGCTGAATTTAAAGCGCCAACCTCCATCAAAGAACAAATCAGCTACGACAAATCACGCGAAAAAAATCTAGTCGATCTACTTTCCGGCGTCAAAAGCAATGTTCAACTTTTAAGCGAAAATCAAGGTGAAGAAAATAACGTATATGACTTACTTAAAAGCATCTACTCACTCTCTTCCCTTGCAGTACAAAAAGAAGAACTCGACAAAAAATATCAAGATCTTCAAACAAAATATCAAGAGTTGGAACAAGAAAACTCCTACTTAAAACAACAAAATGAAACAATGACAGACTCGTTCCATACACTAGTACTACAAGTAGCTGATTTTGCTTATGCAAGCGACTTAGACCAGATCCAAGCGCTGCCACTTTTCAGTCAGCAACTCGTTGTAACACTTAACCAACTAGGTGTTTTCAAAGAAAATTATAAGCAAATGTAA
- a CDS encoding flagellar type III secretion system pore protein FliP codes for MRKIASRRVFQVSFVVIFAISLVFFWPGVNVHAESWLDSLGVNGTDGVNSSVALFVLVTVLSLSASIVLMFTHFTYCIIVLGLTRQGLGATNLPPNQVLVGLALFLSLFMMQPLITAWYDDVYKPSQKEEWSASKVWDETQPLLTKYVAENTYKHDINMMLKAEGEDPVTKKEDAPLMALMPAFILTQITQGFLTGMFIYLAFIFIDLIVSTLLMYLGMMMVPPMTISLPFKILVFIFIGGYGLITNMIFQTIHF; via the coding sequence ATGCGTAAAATAGCTTCTAGACGAGTATTTCAAGTATCTTTTGTTGTTATTTTTGCAATTTCATTGGTTTTCTTTTGGCCCGGCGTGAATGTTCATGCGGAGAGTTGGCTTGATTCTCTTGGTGTAAATGGGACAGACGGGGTTAATTCTAGTGTTGCCCTCTTTGTTTTAGTCACGGTTCTTTCGTTGTCTGCATCGATTGTATTAATGTTCACACACTTTACTTACTGTATTATTGTCCTCGGCTTAACCAGGCAAGGACTTGGTGCAACTAACTTACCGCCCAATCAAGTGCTTGTAGGGCTGGCGTTATTTTTATCTTTGTTTATGATGCAACCTTTAATTACAGCTTGGTATGACGATGTATATAAGCCTTCGCAAAAAGAAGAGTGGAGTGCGTCAAAAGTTTGGGACGAAACACAACCACTTCTAACAAAATATGTTGCAGAAAATACATATAAGCATGATATTAACATGATGTTGAAAGCAGAAGGAGAAGACCCGGTTACAAAAAAAGAAGATGCACCTCTTATGGCCTTAATGCCTGCTTTTATTTTGACACAGATTACCCAAGGATTTTTAACTGGGATGTTTATATACTTGGCGTTTATTTTTATAGATTTAATTGTTAGTACGCTACTTATGTATCTTGGGATGATGATGGTGCCGCCGATGACCATTAGCTTACCATTTAAGATTCTTGTTTTTATTTTCATTGGCGGATATGGATTGATTACCAACATGATTTTTCAAACAATTCACTTTTAA
- a CDS encoding flagellar biosynthetic protein FliQ has protein sequence MNLTPITQIFQDFFYSGLALILPVSLICIVVVIVVAILMAMMQIQDQSLTFLPKIIAFVVALFILGPWMFEHMTDLFVGIFSKLPLMIRV, from the coding sequence ATGAATTTAACGCCGATTACGCAAATTTTTCAAGATTTTTTCTATAGTGGGCTGGCGCTTATTTTGCCGGTGTCGCTCATTTGTATCGTGGTCGTGATTGTGGTAGCGATTTTGATGGCGATGATGCAAATTCAAGACCAATCGCTGACGTTTTTACCGAAGATTATTGCTTTTGTAGTGGCGCTCTTTATTCTTGGACCGTGGATGTTTGAACACATGACGGATTTATTTGTAGGAATCTTTTCCAAATTACCCCTGATGATTAGGGTGTAA
- a CDS encoding flagellar biosynthetic protein FliR → MEFEFFLAVVIVFSRVASFLFFFPLLKGRNIPNSVKVVFGMAISIPVATGVDVSGITTLPDLLLRVTSEVVFGLALAKLVEIIAVIPKMAGFMIDYDLGFSQVNLIDPSYGTQNSITAAILDTFFVVIFLSLQGMDYLIYYLMKSFEFTASVSILFEKGFIDLLLGTLGFALASAVSIALPIMGSIFIVNIILAFISKSAPQINIFMNAFIIKITFGIFILACAVPILSTVFKNLTDEMIQQYVSFFDYLLKK, encoded by the coding sequence ATGGAGTTTGAATTTTTCCTTGCTGTAGTGATTGTTTTCAGCCGAGTTGCCAGTTTTTTATTTTTCTTTCCGCTTTTAAAAGGACGTAACATTCCGAACAGTGTCAAAGTTGTTTTTGGGATGGCGATCTCTATTCCAGTTGCGACAGGGGTCGATGTTTCTGGTATTACGACATTACCTGATTTGCTACTCCGGGTAACGTCTGAAGTGGTATTTGGATTAGCGCTGGCGAAATTGGTGGAAATCATTGCGGTAATTCCAAAAATGGCTGGTTTTATGATTGATTATGATTTAGGATTTTCGCAAGTAAACTTGATTGATCCGTCTTACGGGACGCAAAACTCGATTACAGCTGCGATTTTAGATACTTTCTTTGTCGTGATATTCTTGTCACTTCAAGGTATGGATTACTTAATTTATTACTTAATGAAATCGTTTGAATTTACGGCTTCGGTTTCGATTTTATTTGAAAAAGGGTTTATTGATTTGCTGCTCGGGACGCTTGGTTTTGCGCTCGCATCAGCGGTTTCGATTGCACTTCCGATTATGGGTAGTATTTTTATCGTTAATATCATTCTTGCTTTTATCTCTAAGAGCGCTCCGCAAATCAATATTTTTATGAATGCGTTTATTATAAAAATTACGTTTGGGATTTTCATCCTTGCGTGCGCAGTTCCTATCTTGAGTACAGTTTTTAAAAATTTGACAGATGAGATGATTCAACAATATGTGTCGTTTTTTGATTATTTACTGAAAAAATAG
- the flhB gene encoding flagellar type III secretion system protein FlhB: MAKDNKTEKATPRRIKKARNEGNVAKSKELNNAFSLLIVAGLLYFFGEMFIKNTIQAFVALLKQPPKLASMESYSLFYLMEFGKVLMPVMVMVVIFGLMNYGVQVGILFSAKAVKPQFKRLNPANYFKRVFSVKGIVEVVKALLLITLLSYVAYIGFRDHLDTLISYTGQNWLYSLSQIFALFKNEFLALFLVIAVIGLLDFFYQRYDYKKGLRMSKQEIKDEMKDSEGRPEVKQRQRSIARGLLQGSITKKMADATFVVNNPTHISVVMRYDKTKDHAPKLLVKGEDELALFIRQVADTDGVPMITNRQLARSIYYTTNPDEYIQEDLYKDVIEVMKELMDADKIKF; the protein is encoded by the coding sequence TTGGCGAAGGATAATAAGACGGAAAAAGCAACGCCGCGCCGCATTAAGAAAGCTCGAAACGAAGGTAATGTGGCGAAAAGTAAAGAACTTAATAATGCTTTTTCACTGCTGATTGTAGCTGGGCTTCTTTATTTTTTTGGAGAAATGTTTATTAAAAACACGATCCAAGCATTTGTTGCTCTTTTAAAACAGCCGCCGAAGCTTGCTAGCATGGAAAGTTATAGTTTGTTTTATTTAATGGAATTTGGCAAAGTGCTAATGCCTGTCATGGTGATGGTAGTTATTTTCGGTTTAATGAACTACGGGGTGCAGGTCGGGATCTTGTTTTCCGCAAAGGCTGTGAAACCTCAGTTCAAACGACTGAATCCGGCGAACTATTTTAAGCGTGTGTTTAGTGTCAAGGGGATTGTCGAAGTTGTTAAAGCATTACTTCTAATCACATTACTTTCTTATGTGGCTTACATTGGCTTTCGGGATCACTTAGATACACTCATTAGTTACACTGGACAAAATTGGCTCTACTCACTCAGTCAAATTTTCGCTTTATTTAAAAATGAATTTCTAGCTTTATTCCTAGTAATCGCGGTAATTGGGCTGCTCGACTTCTTTTACCAACGCTACGATTATAAAAAAGGTTTGCGGATGTCAAAGCAAGAAATTAAAGATGAAATGAAGGATTCGGAAGGGCGCCCGGAAGTGAAGCAACGCCAACGAAGCATTGCACGGGGACTTCTCCAAGGTTCGATTACGAAAAAAATGGCGGACGCAACTTTTGTCGTTAATAATCCGACGCATATCTCGGTCGTGATGCGTTATGACAAAACAAAAGACCATGCGCCCAAATTGCTCGTTAAAGGGGAAGATGAGCTGGCACTGTTTATAAGACAGGTGGCGGATACGGACGGGGTACCGATGATTACAAATAGACAACTGGCGCGAAGTATTTACTATACGACGAATCCAGATGAATACATACAAGAAGATTTATATAAAGATGTTATTGAAGTGATGAAAGAATTGATGGACGCAGACAAAATCAAGTTCTAA
- a CDS encoding FHIPEP family type III secretion protein: MGNLGAIKKYFAILIAVSFVIALIVPLPPFVLDLVLVTILAFSVLVYMRATSIKDWNELKSFPSLLLLMGIFRVSINISTTRAILTTGDPGQVIKQFGNFVIGSNFVVGIVIFIILIVFQFIVANGSSRTAEVAARFTLDALPGKQMAIDADLNQRLITEPEAKEKRAYLNMETEFYGAMDGAGKFVKGDVLFTVLLAVVNIVFGLIVGMVQGGLSFGEAAVKYTELTIGDGIVSQIGSLLMAMSAGVIVTRVFDGSDDNVAVGIFKELMQNSVVVYTLAAMFILMGVFSPLPAIPFVGIGIVLGIIGYRTQFNLKKKEQLELEKEMELIQSETSSAEAEHNQAFGAAREKFPVVVELGLNIAALVKQKMNGETAKDKVVLMRKSILQDLGIGVPGINFKDNTSFQPRGKYEIKVKGVAVASGVLKAGHLLALKTPGVMMDLDAEPTKDPIFGEDGYWILPGELEDAQMKNYQVLEPLSILITHLDVVLRKNLHELLMRQQIKDLIDGLADENQILIDEIKKKEIDYSLIQGVLRQLLKEGISVRDLPTIVEGIIDGQTIYPNDLDGITAFVRERISKVICEQAKNQDGKIYALLLQDSIEMDTEIVNTPYYGYALNWALDKELPIIQKVRDTVNKAQLTGREPVILTRRKDFRFGFVRVLERYQLDVPVLSISELSPETEVEQIALIEPT, translated from the coding sequence ATGGGGAATTTAGGTGCTATAAAAAAATATTTTGCTATCTTGATTGCGGTCTCGTTTGTTATTGCACTTATTGTGCCATTACCTCCATTTGTGTTGGATTTAGTGCTTGTGACGATCTTGGCGTTCTCAGTGTTAGTTTACATGCGTGCCACATCAATTAAAGATTGGAATGAATTGAAGTCATTTCCGTCTTTACTACTTTTGATGGGGATATTTCGTGTTTCGATTAATATTTCTACGACGAGGGCGATTTTAACTACAGGAGATCCGGGACAAGTAATTAAACAGTTCGGGAACTTTGTTATTGGCAGTAATTTTGTTGTTGGGATTGTAATTTTTATTATTCTAATCGTCTTTCAGTTTATTGTGGCAAATGGTTCATCCCGGACAGCTGAAGTTGCTGCCAGATTTACGCTTGATGCTTTACCTGGTAAACAAATGGCGATTGATGCGGATCTGAATCAACGTTTGATTACAGAGCCGGAAGCGAAAGAAAAACGCGCTTACTTGAATATGGAAACCGAATTTTACGGGGCAATGGACGGAGCTGGGAAATTTGTAAAAGGGGACGTTCTTTTTACCGTTTTGCTAGCTGTTGTTAATATCGTTTTTGGTTTAATTGTCGGAATGGTTCAAGGCGGACTGTCATTCGGAGAGGCTGCGGTTAAATATACGGAGTTAACTATCGGGGACGGTATCGTGAGCCAAATCGGTTCACTACTAATGGCAATGTCAGCCGGGGTCATTGTTACTCGAGTGTTTGATGGTTCGGATGATAACGTTGCGGTCGGGATTTTTAAAGAATTAATGCAAAACTCGGTGGTTGTTTATACGCTTGCTGCAATGTTTATCTTAATGGGCGTATTTAGCCCACTCCCTGCGATTCCTTTTGTCGGAATTGGGATTGTGCTTGGTATTATCGGTTACCGTACGCAATTTAATTTAAAGAAAAAAGAACAGTTGGAACTGGAAAAAGAAATGGAGCTTATCCAGTCGGAAACAAGCTCTGCTGAAGCGGAACACAACCAAGCATTTGGGGCAGCACGCGAGAAATTCCCAGTGGTGGTCGAACTTGGCTTAAATATTGCGGCACTCGTGAAACAAAAAATGAATGGTGAAACGGCGAAAGATAAAGTCGTCTTGATGCGAAAATCGATTTTACAAGATTTAGGCATTGGCGTTCCTGGGATTAATTTTAAAGATAATACAAGTTTTCAGCCGCGCGGGAAATACGAAATTAAAGTAAAAGGTGTTGCGGTTGCGAGCGGGGTTTTAAAAGCAGGACATTTATTAGCGTTAAAAACACCAGGCGTGATGATGGACCTTGACGCTGAGCCGACGAAGGATCCGATTTTCGGGGAAGATGGTTATTGGATTTTGCCGGGAGAATTGGAAGATGCGCAAATGAAAAACTATCAGGTGCTTGAGCCGCTGAGTATTTTAATTACCCACCTGGATGTCGTTTTACGGAAAAACTTACATGAACTACTGATGCGCCAACAAATTAAAGATTTAATTGACGGGCTTGCTGATGAAAACCAAATTTTAATTGATGAAATTAAGAAAAAAGAAATTGATTATTCGTTGATTCAAGGGGTACTTAGACAACTTTTGAAAGAAGGTATTTCAGTTCGTGATTTACCAACGATTGTCGAAGGAATTATTGACGGACAAACAATTTATCCGAATGATCTAGACGGAATTACAGCTTTTGTCAGAGAGCGGATTTCAAAAGTCATTTGTGAGCAAGCGAAAAACCAAGATGGCAAAATTTACGCGCTACTTTTACAAGATTCGATTGAAATGGATACGGAAATTGTTAACACGCCGTATTATGGCTACGCGCTGAACTGGGCGCTCGATAAAGAACTGCCAATCATCCAAAAAGTAAGAGATACCGTAAATAAAGCGCAACTTACTGGACGCGAACCAGTCATTTTAACAAGGCGGAAAGATTTTCGTTTTGGCTTTGTACGAGTTCTAGAAAGGTATCAATTGGATGTACCGGTGCTCTCTATTAGTGAACTGTCACCGGAAACGGAAGTGGAGCAAATTGCGTTGATTGAACCAACTTGA
- the flhF gene encoding flagellar biosynthesis protein FlhF, with protein MGKHLVEKMEIFKANSKREIHKKIRLVTNEPYKITDERVTKLGIFKKQYEVTAVIMSEVAIADGRMDFQETFQKSVVKTRPKTDDLLKKEKLLEMLAAGAELAQSTPLLEERKTQEEELTTMRLELAALNRELAVKMREEREQNSDFVKFLKSRGISDTYVADFMQAGRKQFKQVETAHLDDITDWFVPYLSGKLAVEDSFDLSNHRIISLIGQTGVGKTTTLVKLGWQLLKQNRTVGFITTDTFRSGAVEQFQGYADKLDVELIVATSPAELEEAVQYMTYVSGVDHILIDTVGRNYLAEESVSEIAAYTNVVHPDLTCFTFSSGMKSADVMTILPKLAEIPIDGFIITKMDETTRIGDLYTVMQETNLPVLYMTDGQNITENIFRPKSRWLAERFVGTDRRQVLE; from the coding sequence ATGGGAAAACATTTAGTGGAAAAGATGGAAATTTTTAAGGCGAATTCCAAGCGAGAAATACATAAAAAAATTCGCTTAGTAACGAACGAGCCATATAAAATTACGGATGAACGTGTCACAAAGCTTGGGATTTTTAAGAAACAGTATGAAGTGACGGCGGTCATTATGAGTGAAGTAGCGATAGCAGATGGTCGAATGGACTTCCAAGAAACCTTTCAAAAATCAGTTGTGAAAACGAGACCAAAAACGGACGATTTATTAAAAAAGGAAAAACTACTAGAAATGCTTGCCGCGGGGGCGGAACTTGCACAGTCAACGCCACTCCTTGAAGAACGTAAAACACAAGAAGAAGAGCTTACAACTATGCGCCTTGAACTGGCGGCATTAAACCGCGAGCTTGCTGTAAAAATGCGTGAGGAGCGCGAGCAAAATAGTGATTTCGTGAAATTTTTGAAGAGCCGCGGAATAAGCGATACGTATGTGGCAGACTTTATGCAGGCGGGACGAAAACAGTTTAAACAAGTGGAAACAGCTCATTTAGACGATATTACCGATTGGTTTGTCCCGTATTTATCAGGAAAATTAGCGGTGGAAGATTCATTTGACTTAAGCAACCACCGAATTATTTCTTTAATTGGGCAAACCGGTGTTGGGAAAACGACGACACTTGTAAAACTGGGCTGGCAACTTTTGAAGCAAAATCGCACAGTTGGTTTTATTACAACAGATACTTTCCGCTCGGGTGCGGTAGAGCAGTTCCAAGGTTACGCGGATAAACTTGACGTCGAACTCATCGTTGCGACAAGCCCTGCTGAACTGGAAGAAGCCGTGCAGTACATGACGTATGTTAGCGGTGTGGATCATATTTTGATTGATACGGTTGGTAGGAACTATTTGGCGGAGGAATCGGTAAGTGAAATCGCTGCATATACGAATGTCGTTCATCCGGATCTAACTTGTTTTACATTTTCTTCTGGTATGAAAAGTGCTGATGTGATGACGATTTTACCAAAACTAGCAGAAATTCCAATCGATGGTTTTATTATTACAAAAATGGATGAAACGACCCGAATTGGTGATTTATACACGGTAATGCAAGAAACGAATTTGCCGGTGCTCTATATGACTGACGGGCAAAATATAACCGAAAATATTTTCAGACCAAAAAGTCGTTGGTTGGCAGAACGATTTGTTGGGACGGATAGGAGGCAGGTACTGGAATGA
- a CDS encoding flagellar basal-body rod protein FlgG produces the protein MKGLYIGAAGMMNYMQHIQVHSNNVANAQTPGFKFDQLTSEVISRNKVNYQNSPVARQVGTIDYGVRPAATHINLTAGSSYITNRDRDFFMQDTNPEQGSNFFITAKNGEISLSRGGQFHTDQFGFLRTADGANILSSTGEAIQVGQKTAIRAEANGDLYNAETNQYLGRLGTKFVSADQVDSLVKDGEGRLHVNGINTMNLPAGQGNIQNGVLETSNVDLGVEMVQLMDNQRMVQASKNVVNMFDKVYDKEATGLIRQ, from the coding sequence ATGAAAGGATTATACATTGGAGCAGCTGGGATGATGAACTATATGCAACATATTCAGGTTCATTCTAATAACGTGGCAAATGCGCAGACGCCAGGTTTTAAATTTGATCAGCTCACAAGTGAAGTTATTTCTAGGAATAAGGTGAACTATCAGAACAGTCCTGTCGCTAGGCAAGTTGGAACGATTGATTACGGCGTTCGACCAGCGGCGACACATATTAATTTAACGGCTGGATCAAGTTATATTACGAACCGCGACCGAGATTTCTTTATGCAAGACACAAATCCAGAACAAGGTAGTAATTTTTTCATTACTGCCAAAAATGGTGAGATTTCTCTTTCAAGAGGCGGACAGTTCCATACTGATCAATTTGGTTTTTTGCGGACGGCAGATGGCGCCAATATACTCAGCTCAACCGGAGAAGCGATTCAAGTTGGCCAAAAAACAGCTATCCGAGCCGAAGCAAACGGTGATTTATATAATGCAGAAACTAATCAATACTTGGGACGTCTTGGAACAAAATTTGTTTCAGCAGATCAAGTGGACAGCTTAGTGAAAGACGGAGAAGGAAGGCTTCACGTCAATGGAATAAACACCATGAATCTACCAGCTGGACAAGGGAATATTCAAAACGGTGTACTGGAAACGTCCAATGTCGATTTAGGCGTGGAAATGGTACAACTGATGGATAACCAGCGCATGGTACAAGCTTCAAAAAATGTCGTGAATATGTTTGACAAAGTATACGACAAAGAAGCAACCGGATTAATTCGTCAGTAA
- a CDS encoding CheR family methyltransferase, with translation MIPDLEKDYLYFTRVVKRDLGLDLTLYKETQMKRRILSFIVKKKYITFGEFFKHLKKDALLLDEFISLITINVSAFFRNRNRWDVLEKQVIPRLLEDSRGKLRVWSAACSSGEEPYSLAIMMERSVGTRHYDILATDLEPAILKRAVIGEYQSRQMEELNEQERRSAFIEKGDTYQILPEYRKAIRFRRHDLLTDYYEKGFDLIVCRNVLIYFTAEGKHQAYQKFADSLRRGGVLFIGGSEQILNPADYGLATLNNFFYIKT, from the coding sequence ATGATTCCAGATTTGGAGAAGGATTATCTTTACTTTACTCGTGTCGTCAAAAGGGACTTAGGTTTAGATTTAACGCTTTATAAAGAAACACAAATGAAACGGCGGATTTTATCTTTTATCGTGAAGAAAAAATATATTACATTTGGAGAATTTTTCAAACATCTTAAAAAAGATGCATTGCTTTTAGATGAGTTCATTAGTTTGATTACAATCAACGTTTCTGCTTTTTTTCGGAACCGCAATCGTTGGGATGTGCTAGAAAAACAAGTGATTCCAAGACTGCTTGAAGATAGTCGCGGGAAGCTTCGCGTGTGGAGTGCGGCTTGTTCATCAGGGGAAGAGCCGTATTCGCTAGCAATTATGATGGAACGTTCGGTGGGCACGCGGCACTATGATATTTTGGCAACGGATCTCGAACCAGCTATTTTAAAACGAGCAGTCATCGGAGAATATCAAAGCCGCCAAATGGAAGAATTAAACGAACAAGAACGACGTAGCGCATTCATTGAAAAAGGGGATACATATCAGATTTTACCTGAATATCGTAAAGCTATTCGTTTTCGACGTCACGATTTGCTGACGGATTACTACGAAAAAGGCTTTGACTTAATTGTCTGTCGCAATGTGCTGATTTATTTCACGGCAGAAGGAAAACATCAAGCATACCAGAAATTTGCAGATTCACTAAGACGTGGCGGTGTTCTTTTCATCGGAGGTTCAGAGCAGATTTTGAACCCGGCTGACTACGGGCTTGCCACATTAAATAATTTTTTCTACATAAAAACCTAG
- a CDS encoding DUF3964 family protein: MGRMENIKNLAFFEDKPGLAEQILMLEKKEQLFLPNEFEIRQTVGYEIGDKEVILGRLESFYFLALKGVKEENYRSQAFASEADAKAFFVHLPEMENELIAFWLNEVELVR; encoded by the coding sequence ATGGGACGAATGGAAAACATTAAAAATTTAGCGTTTTTTGAGGACAAACCAGGACTCGCAGAACAAATTTTAATGCTTGAAAAGAAAGAGCAACTTTTTTTACCAAATGAATTTGAAATTAGACAAACAGTTGGCTATGAAATCGGGGATAAAGAAGTCATTCTAGGCCGACTCGAGTCGTTTTATTTTCTCGCTTTAAAAGGTGTTAAAGAAGAAAATTACCGCTCGCAAGCATTTGCCAGTGAAGCGGATGCCAAAGCGTTTTTCGTTCATTTACCAGAAATGGAAAACGAGTTAATTGCTTTTTGGTTAAATGAAGTGGAATTAGTTCGCTGA
- the motA gene encoding flagellar motor stator protein MotA: MEITTIIGLVLAVIVIAGSFMIQNISLAMLFSAEALIVIILGTITAVMMAHPWSDVKVVPKLFKILFTKEKMPDKVEILVQYKEYADEIRRSGVLALEDSVDEIEDPFMKRGMRLVVDGQSSPEFLRDVLEEEVASMEERHAAYAKIFASAGAYAPTLGVLGAAMGLIHAMGEMSNPDKLSEAIAAAFVCTIFGIFTGYVLWTPFANKLKVKSQKEVHLRYMMIEGVVALQERNAPRVVEERLLSFLSPKEKDVLRNGKGKKTREVEEIERGQASQETAGGTR, encoded by the coding sequence GTGGAAATAACAACGATTATAGGACTTGTGTTGGCAGTGATAGTCATTGCGGGTTCGTTTATGATTCAAAATATATCACTGGCGATGTTATTTAGCGCAGAAGCATTAATTGTTATCATTCTTGGGACAATTACGGCTGTTATGATGGCGCACCCATGGAGTGATGTAAAAGTAGTACCGAAACTGTTTAAAATTCTTTTCACTAAAGAAAAGATGCCAGACAAAGTAGAGATACTTGTGCAGTACAAAGAATATGCCGATGAAATTAGGCGTAGCGGCGTACTTGCGCTAGAAGACTCAGTAGATGAAATTGAAGATCCATTTATGAAACGAGGCATGCGTCTAGTAGTAGATGGACAATCTTCCCCAGAATTTTTACGGGATGTTTTGGAAGAAGAAGTGGCTAGTATGGAAGAACGCCATGCTGCTTATGCCAAGATTTTTGCATCGGCTGGAGCATATGCCCCGACGCTCGGTGTACTTGGAGCAGCAATGGGACTCATTCATGCGATGGGAGAAATGTCGAATCCAGATAAGCTTAGCGAAGCAATAGCCGCGGCGTTTGTTTGTACGATTTTCGGTATTTTCACCGGTTACGTGCTTTGGACACCATTTGCCAATAAATTAAAAGTAAAATCACAAAAAGAAGTGCATTTGCGATATATGATGATTGAGGGAGTCGTTGCGCTTCAAGAAAGAAATGCACCACGTGTTGTGGAAGAACGTTTATTATCTTTTTTAAGTCCAAAAGAGAAAGATGTGCTGCGAAATGGAAAAGGGAAGAAAACGAGAGAAGTGGAGGAAATTGAGCGTGGCCAAGCGTCGCAAGAAACCGCAGGAGGAACACGTTGA